A stretch of DNA from Sebastes umbrosus isolate fSebUmb1 chromosome 14, fSebUmb1.pri, whole genome shotgun sequence:
ctcgtccgccgttacagcctcgttgtgtaaaCTCGTGCTCATGCGACcgcggtgtagttcgtttatagtctaacgttagctttttacttctggcgattgcatttacgcttcaaaaaacagtggtgttcatttgtggagattatcatGCTGAACAAAACCTCtaaatatcataaacgtgtgtttgccacagagtttattttctgcaataatccaaaacccaatggaaaaatcccattggcttttcgtcgagggaaccagggcgaggCTAGCTACTTtgtccctggagcactctattatgGTAACAATAGCTTAGAATAGCTTTCTCCACAAGCACCCAGCCTGTGTACACCCCTCCCCCCTTCACGCCTCTGTCCATCCAGGAGGGGGAGGTCAACAGGATATTCAAAGGACAAAACCCCCACAAGGCAGCCGGCCCAGATGCTGTCTCAGCTGCAACTCTGAAACACTGTGCAGACCAGTTGTCTCCAGTGTTTAGAGGGATCTTCAACACATCCCCTTCAAAGCCTCCGCCATCATCCCGGTCCCCAAGAAGCCAAGGATCACAGGTCTTCAGGACTACAGACCCGTCGCTCTGACCTCTTTGATAATGAAGACTTTTGAACGCCTTGTGCTCCACCACCTAAAGACAATTACCAACCCCCTGCGTGCAGACTTCTCTGATAAAGAGCCGTGAGGATTTCTATGAGATGATTAAAGGAATTAATCTGTGATTAAAAAGCCACATGTCAAAACTGAACTACCACAGAATATATGACAccgtctgtttgtgtgttcattGTTACTGTTACTAGCTGTTACAAacagtgtttttcctctttgcctgttctttttttaatatatatgcTTGTTCCACTTCAACAAAATACCACAACTCCCGATCATTAATCTGACATCTgccataaatacatatttactgTGGAGAAAATACTTAATTTGAGTGCTATTTATTGTGTTACCTACAACAGACTCCTCGTGACACTAGACCTTTTTCCCGCCAGCCATGTTGGCATGAAATAGCAGGAAACAGGTTTAATTAATGAATACAATAGCAGCACGCTGACGCTGTTTGACCTGATTAGTGTCATTGCTAACACCTGTGTCTAACTTACTGTCAAAAtgactgctgtgaaaaaggtctctTGACCTCTATTATGAATAGATAGAGAGTAATAAGGTACAACTGTACAGTACAATCTGCAGTGAGTGTAACAGATATCATCCAAAGtcatttcagttcagttcaaatactttatttgtttatcattAAAGGGGCGTTTTAAGGCAAGCTGTTCAAGAAACACTGGAAAAGAAATACAACATACAATATTATTAATTCATGTCAATTAATCTCAGTATATTTTTCTTTCACAGCCAGTGGagaaacttttgtttgtttcatgctTTGGAGCGAGGAAATTGTTCCTGTTCGCTTAAAATAGCCaaaaattagaataaaaaataacataagaaaattcttattttacatttaacaatGTGGTCATAACCTGTCCAGTCTAGAAGCACGccgacccctttgaaaacatgCCAACCGGTGTGTAAGAACACTATCAAAAGACAGGAATGCAAAAGCTATTGTGTCACTCAGAAAATAACCCTCAAATATTTCTGCACCAATCTGAAAATggtctattttttatatttctatattgtAATAAGGAATATAACTTTTGATAAGTGACAAACTAAAAGAGAAGCATGGAGTCACACCCTCCTGTGAACTTCCAAAACTGTGAACCACCTGCCCTTTCCAGTTACGCAACCAGAGTGAGTCACAGCGTGTCAAATCAAAAGtgaaagagcaaaaacatcaaCGTCtgcacagaaagaaaaagaagaagcaagGAGTGGCAGAATCATTGTTCCTCAGCTGAGAACATGATTTTGCTCAAAGCGCTGATGTACCGCGAGCCGTCTGGCTCAGTGGTCTTCAGCTTGGTGAGAGGTGGCACGGCACCGCTGGTGAAGTATCTGAATGCAGGGCTGGGTGACTGGATGGCATCCAGAAATACCTTGGAGACAAAAAGCAAACACACCCAGTGGTTAGTTAGATGCTCTTACATTGACACACTAACCTCAATTTGTTGTCCTCAGTGTCCGGTGCTAAACTCAACCTATATCAGTATTCTGATGAagttatataaaaacacaaaattacaagtaaaagtattcaaaaGTTTACTTCAGGTGTAAATcaagtcaaaataaaagtacattaTAGTATTAGCAGAAAATGCACTTTAATCATGAAAAGTTAAAGTTCTCAATATGCAGACTGGTCCCTGTCTGTGTTATTTAGCTGTCACGTCCACTGATTTTCCAGCCAATTGTTATCAGATCATTAAATGTGCGATGTAAGCCTcacagatgtgggtcagtagggccctgcctcacccaatagtaggtttgtcatctattcacatggtggATCACGAAAGTAGCATTAAAAGAAGaagacagcgacctctagcgagcgtagtaattatgacagaagCAAAAGCGGAAGTGAGGCGCTGCAGTATAGACGGTTGAGTTGTGTGGATTTTCCCTCTGGCCTCTTGTTGGAGGAgagctggctgtgtgtgtgtgtgtgtgtgtgtgtgtttcaggtgtgcCAGACTCCTCTCTCAGTGCCTGATCACCCACACCTTAATCTCATTCAACAATCAGTGGACCTATCTACTCTCAACTGTTGAAACTGTGTTTTCTTTGATAGCACCTTGAAACAGCTCTGCTAATCCTTGATCCtttgtctttgttagtcttGGTGACTTTATTAAGGAAGCCTTGTAGGGGTTCTCAGCTATTTATTTTTGCGtctcctcttctcctgtttTGTGGCGAGTTAGGGAGattgtctttttgtttgatTCAGCAGAGTaatggagttttttttattttctagttagtgtgtgttcttttgttattttggcCTTGGAGACTTAGAGGCTTTATTAGGGCTGGACAATATAGAGAAAATCCCAATATTTTTGATgaaatacctcaatatcgatattgcgatgacattgtagggttgactattggtgctttcacaaaatatttacacgatgagatttgataaataatcatcagtaatgtggatttaatgactaagtgggttaAGGCAAataacagtctggtaagttcaggaagttacatcactttactgtaatgcagtaTTAATTAATTGTTCTTACCAgcatcatttatatatatatattactaatgCAGTTATGATCTACTGTAGACATACAAGCAATATGAGATATGAGCAACTTATGAGCCTTTTAAacttgtttatatttttggcattgtgTACTTTTTGGATTTTATGTATTTCAGATATCtgtttattgacattttatttacttacacctttattgatattttatgtttttgcactCTTTGTACAGCAACTGCTGCACGACACTTTCCctctggataaataaagttctgtCTTATCACCATACCTTTACAATGTCCTCAGTGTCCTGTGCTGCGTTTTGGAAAACGGAGGCGCAGTGCTGCAGGTATTTCTCATAGAGGCTGAGTGTGAGGGCATCGACCTGTTGGAGAGACGTATCCCCGAGCTCTGCCTTCTGCAGGTTGAACAGGAAGTCGGTGTTGACTGGACCACACTCAATGAGACTCACGCTGTGGGACGAAGCATAATCAACATTTACAGTTAACAGCCTTTTAAACTACGGAAGCAAGATGCAGCAAACATCAAAAACTCACTGGATATTGAAGTGTTGCAGGAGGACAGCCAAACTCTCACACGCTCCCTCTATTGCAAATTTACTGGCACAGTACACCTCATTAAAGGGGAGGCCTGCAAGACAGCATGAAGCACGGAGATGGGTTGTTTTGACAATTTCATGCacggcagcaacaacaacatttttgcGATTTCTATCAAATCATTAGAAAAACTGCACATGTGGAACACCGTTGACGTTCAGTGAATCCTCAACCACGTGCTTGTCTCACCTTGAAGCCCCCCGGTGCTCCCGGTGACCAGAATACGGCCCTGGCCCTGAGCCTTCATCTCCGGCAGGAAAGCCTGGATGGTCTGGATGGTACCGAGGAGGTTGACCTCCAGAATCTGCCTCATCGAGTCCAAGGACTGCACCTCCAGCGGACCCATCAAACCCACGCCAGCGTTACACACTGGGAGAAGTGAGGATAAGCccgttaaagtggcagtaggcagtatatttttggcatcattgggcaaaaattccataataacctttcagaatattgtaattcaagtgttctgagagctgcacctcctcatggctctgttttcaggctttaaaaaatctactttgacaggtcatttcagagagagatgttcctattgagcgttcctattggctggtatttcctcaacttatctcaacatggttaccgggtcacaaactttctcattttacagctaaacagtacactaaaagatgtttctgaaaacatttgagatgagaaataggcattacagtaacagaatattgattcatatttgatcagcgcttcctagtttgaccgtttgatcggagtgattggcagctgctcagactccagctcggctctgattggttgttttcctctggtgtgtgaaatcctgcagatgccgttaggacgaccggaggacaccggaggacacagaggcacatgatattcttcagattacctgtctcatgcgctactactgttttaaaaaaataactttttaaaatcatatttcgtccatttctacccactgcagctttaacacacacaaatcacaaCCTTAAATGAGAACACGCTGACACAAGAGCATACCCAGAATGTCCACTCGTTTCTCCACAACCCTGTCCCTCGCATCCAGGATGGACTGCCGGTTGGTCACGTCCATTTGGAGTATGTCCAAGGTATCCTTGTGCAGGCTTTTCACACACTCTAAAAGACGCTCCTTCTTGGCCAGGTTTCTCATCGTGGCATACACTAAACAGAGAGCAGCACTTAGTGGCATGTCTTGATACAGATTTCAGAATACTTTTAGATATAAATCACATATGTGTTGCAGAATATCTCTGGTTGCAGTGTCAAGACGTTTGTTTAGTCCAgtatcacatacagtacattacatactgtacagtgtcTCCATGGGCTtagaacaggggtcagcaacctttgcTATCCTAaaagccattttaggcaaaaaaaaaaaaaaactgtctggagccacaaaacatttgagcattgtgatgaaggtaacacagtttatagtctaagtatatagtatataagtctaatgcactgagggccaaagagcaaatgtactacggagtattagggccacactgagggaaaaaacatctgagatttacagaataaagtcagaatattacaagaattaagtcataactttacaagaaaaaaagtcagaagtttccaagaataaagtcagaagtttaggagaaaaaaagtcgttatattatgagaataaagtcataactttaagacaaaaaagtcgtaatattacgagactaaagtcataactttacgagaaataaagaaaataacaagtaaaaattactactttataatattgtgactttattcttgaaatctcagatttatttttttcctcaatgtggccctaatactccgtcgtaccgtcgttctatagacctacaacaatgataaataaaaatgaaaatgtgaacaaaacacagctattcatttccactaatttttaaaaaaaattccacagggagccactggagaggagctaaagagacccCTGGCTTAGAAGGTCCTTTACATCAACAGCTCCTGACCCAATGCAAGCACATAAGGAACACAATAAAAGACCGTGTCAGCTGCGGTTACCTTTGAATGTTTTGTTGGGATCAGAGGCCAGCCGGACAGCCAGGCTGAGACCGATTCCCGAGGAGCAGCCTGTAATCAGCACCACCTTCTTGTCCATGGAGCCACCAAACTGTCTGCTTCAACAGAGAGCAGCTGGAGCCGTGATGATAAAATGGAGTTATGTGAAAGCCCTTCTTCCCAGTGTTTTCACATTATTTCGCTATCACAAGGCCAGTTAATCCTAAACATCTTATCGGCCACCTGGAGCCCTCACATTCTTTCACATGTCCTTGTTACTGaagttgattttgttttttctattgAAGCACGTGAGAAACATCACTGCCTTACAACGACTAACACGACTACAACGGACAGTCAGGACTGCAGAGAAAACCATTGGTGCCAGCCTGCCCTCCATCCAGGACTTATACACCTACAGAGTCTTGACTAGATGATTGACAgcttgacacacagtgttgagcagtatctcaaattaatcttcaggttcccagctgtcagatgatgtacaccacttctgtgtggcatctactgttgacttttttatCTATGATCATCGCCTACACCCCAACCCTACCTCTCTAAAAAAAAGGGCagaatggtaaggggttaatGCACAACTtctcttttttaatcatatactatactgtactgtcACTGCCAATaaaaaatcctacacactgtatatacagatattatatagacatgtatacatactgtacatattcaaGTCCATGTATAGCCAGTCAGTATTtattctttgcactatttgtattgtttacactAAAAGAACACTTGACTGTAtatagatgtttttattttatttcttattttattgttggtcattggtgctatatatatatatatgtatatatatatatatttattatattatatataaatattttttaattaattaatgtattatatatatatttatttatttattcatataatatTTCTACACACAACTATTTCTTTACATACTGCTACTACATAACAGCTCTGTCTATTCCTCACCTTTATTTATCCAGTTTTGTTGTCCTCCCTGTCActagctgtttttttattattattatttctgtgtaagtacatttagAGAGATGCAAAAAAGCTGGAGTCCAATTCCTTGTATTTATGTACTTGGAGAATAAACACACTTTTGATTCTTTGTTGGGGCAACATAAATGATCAATGGTGTAAAGTGTATACTagatttccttatttatttcaattcaatttagcTTTAGAGAATAATTACAATACTCAGAAAAAGCTAGTACACCATGCACTCGACCCGTTTATCCTTTGAATTGCACCAAATATAAGCACAAGGTGGCAGCAAAACATCATAATGCATCATATATCACACTGACTTCTGGCTTGGCTGCTACATTGGTCACTTCAACACAATGAGGCTGAGAATAGCCAGAAAGGAGCACAATGGGTTTGAGTTCAAGGGATCGAGCTGTTCTCATAACATCACTGATTTGGAGACCTTGCGTCCTCTCTCAAAGCTTGTGTTGAGAGAAAGGGCATGTCTAACAGAGAGTTGTCATTTGCTGATATACCTCCTTTAAATGAGTGACAGAGTAA
This window harbors:
- the hsd17b1 gene encoding estradiol 17-beta-dehydrogenase 1, with amino-acid sequence MDKKVVLITGCSSGIGLSLAVRLASDPNKTFKVYATMRNLAKKERLLECVKSLHKDTLDILQMDVTNRQSILDARDRVVEKRVDILVCNAGVGLMGPLEVQSLDSMRQILEVNLLGTIQTIQAFLPEMKAQGQGRILVTGSTGGLQGLPFNEVYCASKFAIEGACESLAVLLQHFNIHVSLIECGPVNTDFLFNLQKAELGDTSLQQVDALTLSLYEKYLQHCASVFQNAAQDTEDIVKVFLDAIQSPSPAFRYFTSGAVPPLTKLKTTEPDGSRYISALSKIMFSAEEQ